CTTCAAGGCGCGGGCGCTGCCGGACCTGGCCATCGATGCCAAGGCCAGTCAGCCATTGGCGGCCCTGGAACACTTCATCACCGACTTCCCCGGTCGCGTGCTGTTCACCGCGGAAAGCGCCGGCCGCCGCGAGATGCTGCTGGAATTGCTGGCCCGCCTGAATCTGCGCCCCGGCCAGGTCGAGGGCTGGGCGGCCTTCCAGGCCAGTGGCGAGCGCATCGCCATCGCCTTGGCGCCGCTGGACGAAGGCCTGGTACTGGATGACGCCGGCGTCGCCCTGATCCCGGAAAATCCGCTGTTCGGCCAGCGCATCATGCAGCGCCGCCGGCGCGAGAAGGGCCGCGACGCCGGCGACAACGTCATCAAGAACCTCACCGAGCTGCGCGAAGGCGCGCCGGTGGTGCACATCGATCACGGCGTCGGCCGCTACATGGGCCTGATCACCCTGGAGCTGGATGAGCAGCCCCAGGAATTCCTGCTGCTCGAATACGCCGACGACGCCAAGCTCTATGTGCCAGTAGCCAACCTGCACCTGATCGCCCGCTACTCGGGCACCGACGACGCCCTGGCGCCGCTGCACAAGCTGGGCTCGGAAGCCTGGCAGAAGGCCAAACGCAAGGCCGCCGAGCAGGTCCGCGACGTCGCCGCCGAATTGCTCGACATCTATGCCCGCCGCGCCGCGCGCAAAGGCTATGCGTTCAAGGACCCGGCGGCGGACTACGCCACCTTCTCCGCCGGCTTCCCCTTCGAGGAGACGCCGGACCAGCAGGCCGCCATCGAGGCGGTGCACCGGGACATGTTGGCGGGCACACCCATGGATCGCCTGGTCTGCGGCGACGTGGGCTTCGGCAAAACCGAGGTAGCCATGCGCGCGGCCTTCATCGCCGTGCACGGTGGCCGCCAGGTGGCGGTGCTGGTCCCCACCACCCTCCTCGCCCAGCAGCACTACAACAGCTTCCGCGATCGCTTCGCCGACTGGCCGGTACGCGTCGAGGTGATGAGCCGCTTCAAGTCGACCCAGGAGGTCGCCGCCGCGGCGCGCGAGCTGGCCGAAGGCAAGATCGACATCATCATCGGCACCCATAAGCTGTTGCAGGGCGATGTGAAGTTCAAGGACCTGGGCCTGGCCATCATCGACGAGGAACACCGCTTCGGGGTGCGCCAGAAGGAACAGCTCAAATCGCTGCGCAGCGAGGTGGATATCCTCACCCTCACCGCCACGCCGATTCCGCGCACCCTGAACATGGCCGTGTCGGGCATGCGCGACCTGTCCATCATCGCCACGCCGCCCGCGCGGCGTCTGTCGGTGCGCACCTTCGTCATGGAGGAGCAGAATGCGGTGATCAAGGAAGCCCTGCTGCGCGAACTCTTGCGTGGCGGCCAGGTGTACTTCCTGCACAATGAGGTCAAGACCATCGAGAAGCGCGCCCGCGAGCTGGCGGAGCTGGTGCCCGAGGCCCGCATCGGCATCGGTCACGGGCAGATGCGCGAGCGCGATCTCGAACAGGTGATGAGCGACTTCTACCATAAGAGGTTCAACGTGCTGGTGGCCTCGACCATCATCGAGACCGGCATCGACGTGCCCAATGCCAACACCATCATCATCGAACGCGCCGACAAGTTCGGCCTGGCCCAGCTGCACCAGCTGCGCGGCCGCGTCGGCCGTAGTCACCACCAGGCCTATGCCTATCTGCTCACCCCGCCGCGCAAGGGCATGACGCCGGACGCCGAGAAGCGCCTGGAAGCCATCGCCGGTGCCCAGGACCTGGGGGCCGGCTTCATCCTGGCCACCCACGACCTGGAAATCCGCGGTGCCGGTGAACTGCTCGGCGAAGGCCAGAGCGGCCAGATCCAGGCAGTCGGCTTCACCCTCTACATGGAAATGCTGGAGCGCGCGGTCAAGGCCATCCGCAAGGGCGAGCAGCCCAACCTGGAGCAACCCCTGGGTGGTGGGCCGGACATCAATCTACGCGTCCCTGCGCTGATCCCAGAAGACTACCTGCCCGACGTCCATGCGCGACTGATCCTCTACAAGCGCATCGCCTCGGCGGCGGACGAGGAAGCCCTCAAGGAATTGCAGGTGGAGATGATCGACCGCTTCGGCCTGCTACCGGA
The window above is part of the Pseudomonas oryzihabitans genome. Proteins encoded here:
- the mfd gene encoding transcription-repair coupling factor, whose protein sequence is MSVLRTPSIPETAGRQQWGNLPGAALALAIAEAAKAATRRFTLLITQDSQTADRLEQELRFFAPELPVLNFPDWETLPYDVFSPHQDIISQRVATLYRLPELSHGILVVPLATALHRLAPTRFLLGSSLVLDVGQRLDVDATRARLEAAGYRYVDTVYEHGEFTVRGALIDLFPMGSSLPYRIDLFDDEIETLRTFDPETQRSIDKVDSIRLLPAREFPLHKEAVTGFRARFRERFDVDYRRCPIYQDLASGITPAGIEYYLPLFFEETSTLFDYLPANTQVFSLPGIEQAAEQFWTDVRARYEDRRVDPERPLLPPAEVFLPVEDCFARLKNWPRVVIGAEDLESGVGRERFKARALPDLAIDAKASQPLAALEHFITDFPGRVLFTAESAGRREMLLELLARLNLRPGQVEGWAAFQASGERIAIALAPLDEGLVLDDAGVALIPENPLFGQRIMQRRRREKGRDAGDNVIKNLTELREGAPVVHIDHGVGRYMGLITLELDEQPQEFLLLEYADDAKLYVPVANLHLIARYSGTDDALAPLHKLGSEAWQKAKRKAAEQVRDVAAELLDIYARRAARKGYAFKDPAADYATFSAGFPFEETPDQQAAIEAVHRDMLAGTPMDRLVCGDVGFGKTEVAMRAAFIAVHGGRQVAVLVPTTLLAQQHYNSFRDRFADWPVRVEVMSRFKSTQEVAAAARELAEGKIDIIIGTHKLLQGDVKFKDLGLAIIDEEHRFGVRQKEQLKSLRSEVDILTLTATPIPRTLNMAVSGMRDLSIIATPPARRLSVRTFVMEEQNAVIKEALLRELLRGGQVYFLHNEVKTIEKRARELAELVPEARIGIGHGQMRERDLEQVMSDFYHKRFNVLVASTIIETGIDVPNANTIIIERADKFGLAQLHQLRGRVGRSHHQAYAYLLTPPRKGMTPDAEKRLEAIAGAQDLGAGFILATHDLEIRGAGELLGEGQSGQIQAVGFTLYMEMLERAVKAIRKGEQPNLEQPLGGGPDINLRVPALIPEDYLPDVHARLILYKRIASAADEEALKELQVEMIDRFGLLPEPTKNLVRLTLLKLRAEGLGIVKVDAGPQGGRLEFAADTQVDPLVLVKMIQAQPKKYRLEGATLFKFQVPMERAEERFNVLEALFDRLTPAAS